Genomic segment of Bacteroidota bacterium:
GCGACAGAGGGCACCGGCATACCGGCAAGCGACAGGCTCTCCGGGTTAATTGTCGTCGACGAGGCCTCAAAAGGAGAGACTGGTACGTCGTGTCCCGGGGTGCCCAGGGATCCAAGTTGGCTGCCGGCCATTCCTGAAGGATTATCAGCTAGCGACAACATCGGAATATCCCACGGATCTACAACTTCGTGCGTAACGTGCCCAAGGCCAGGCCAAAGTACCAGCCGGCGGCTGCCCGTCGGACCTGCACCTTTGGCATCTTCGGGCATTGAAACATGCATGGAGCCCGACATCTGGTTGCGCATGAATTCCATGATGTGCTGCGACTGCGCATTAATGATGTCTGGCATCATCAGTAGTACAGTGGTTTGCACCGTAGCCAACTGCCCCATCATCCAGCCAAATACCTGGCGAAAACGGTCAAAGGAGCGAAATTGCAAGAAAGGCACAAAATCGTTAATCAGTACCCGTTGCGGCCGCTCAGCCATGATAAGCTGGACCAACTCTTCAATTGCACGCGAAGCAGTAGCATCTGACATGTTAGGGCCAGGGGCCGACGCAGGGATCCAGACCATTTTAACGCGGCCCTGCTTCTGTGCCTGATCAAGATCAAAACTTACCGAAGCAGCCTGAATCATCCAGTCCTGGGGCCGGCCGGGAGATAGAAACAGCGTCTGTTCCTCCAGCACGACACCCGTCTGCAGAAACAGCATACCCAGTAGACCTCTCCCGTTGGAAGCATGTCCATAGCACATGTATGACCCACCCTGGTACATACCACCCCAGGATTTGTCGACTACATCGATGCCCGATAGGATTTTAGGGACGTAAGTCAAAGCTGCCGAAAACCTGATTAATAAATAATATCGAGAAGAACAGCTGTAATACGTTGAGGGGATTCAGCGTAGGTATCCTGTTTAATCGACAGTCTAACCTGCATCGCGAATCCGTTCGACTTGCCTACTTTCACGAGAGACGCATAAATCAGCATTTAAGAACCAAACAGTGCGTCGCTCGGTGTGATCTGGCAGGTGAAACAATCCGTTTCAGCCGCCAACTCAAATGCCAAACCAGCATCGCTTTACTTGCGCGTGCAGAGAGTTAAACTTTTTTTCTCTCAATTCGTTGCAATTTCTTTTTTTACGGACCTTTGGCGGGGTCTTTGGCAATTAGGATTGGTAGAGAAGGTTGATTTTCAGGAGCTTCGATAAGCTTTTTATTATTAACCAATCATCCCCCAGTACGCCCGCCAGCACGGGTTCGGTGCACCTGAAGGACAGCAATTGGCGCGCTACCCGGGTTCATCGCCGGCCGCTTAAAATCGCCCGTATCAAGCGATGAGATCACGTCACAAAGATCGTGCTCGCAAGGTGCAACAAGGTTGTTCTTAAAATCTGATTAA
This window contains:
- a CDS encoding ATPase domain-containing protein; translated protein: MTYVPKILSGIDVVDKSWGGMYQGGSYMCYGHASNGRGLLGMLFLQTGVVLEEQTLFLSPGRPQDWMIQAASVSFDLDQAQKQGRVKMVWIPASAPGPNMSDATASRAIEELVQLIMAERPQRVLINDFVPFLQFRSFDRFRQVFGWMMGQLATVQTTVLLMMPDIINAQSQHIMEFMRNQMSGSMHVSMPEDAKGAGPTGSRRLVLWPGLGHVTHEVVDPWDIPMLSLADNPSGMAGSQLGSLGTPGHDVPVSPFEASSTTINPESLSLAGMPVPSVAVDSLRALENSHAAFFAKLKKSFKQRASKKYKPFLLVALRMEAEQSTPDGTIGLDMLLPAIEQIVVHPEDILVDMARGRIIAFLPNKKGDNVQEFFESIQDQLREKYPSVADQLPHVVSAVVVPNGEPFENPEDFLAYALEGN